The DNA region CTTGCAGGAGTGTGCCTCATTTATTGCGCATTGCATGCGTTTATCTGGGTCATAAAGGCTTAACACCATGTCTGCCATGGGCTAAGGGTGAACTCAACCGTGAAAAAAAACAGACCTGTCAACCTCGATATATCAACCATAAAACTCCCCATAACAGCGTACGTTTCCATTCTTCATCGCATTTCCGGAATTTTTCTTTTTGCTGGCGTTGCCTTCCTGCTGTGGATGCTGGACATAAGTCTGCGCTCTGCGGAAGGCTTTGAGCAGGTGAAAGCCATAGGTGCTTCGCCTCTGTGTCAGTTTATCCTCTGGGCGGTCTTGGCCGGATTGGCGTATCACCTGGTAGCCGGTATTCGCCATTTAATTATGGATCTGGGCGTGGGTGAAACCCTTAAAGGCGGTCAACTGGGCGCCAAGCTGGTGGTCGTTATCGCTACCGTTCTGATAATCCTTGCGGGAGTTTGGGTATGGTAACTTCAGTCACAAGTTTTGGCCGTAGCGGTCTTTATGACTGGTTAATCCAGCGTGTTGGCGGCGTTATCATGGCCGCATATACCATCTTTATTGTTGCTTATCTGGTCTTGAATCCCGAACTCACCTATGAGCAGTGGCAGTCACTTTATAGCCAGTTGTGGATGCGCGTCTTCAGCCTTGCTGTTCTTCTTTCCTTTATATCCCATGCCTGGATTGGCCTCTGGGCAGTACTGACGGATTATTTAACGGTTCGCCTGTTAGGCTCCAAAGCCACCTTCCTGCGTATATTTGCGCAGATCGTCCTGGGGGCTGTAGCAGTCACCTATCTGGTCTGGGGTGTTCAAGTAATTTGGGGTATTAACTAATGGCTAGCATTCGCACTATTTCATTCGACGGTATTGTGGTAGGCGGTGGTGGCGCTGGTATGCGTGCTGCGCTCCAACTGGCCCAGTCTGGCTACAAGACAGCGGTAATTACCAAAGTATTCCCGACCCGTTCGCACACCGTATCTGCCCAGGGGGGCATTACCTGTGCAATCGCCAGTGCCGACCCTAACGACGATTGGCGTTGGCACATGTATGACACGGTAAAGGGCTCTGATTATATCGGTGACCAGGATGCTATTGAGTACATGTGTTCCGTAGGCCCTGAGGCTGTATTTGAACTGGAGCATATGGGACTGCCATTTTCCCGTACCGAGAATGGCCGTATTTACCAGCGCCCTTTTGGTGGGCAATCCAAAAACTTCGGTGAGGGCGGTCAGGCTGCCCGTACCTGTGCTGCGGCTGACCGCACCGGCCACGCCCTGTTGCACACCCTGTACCAGAACAACGTGAAGAACAAAACGGTATTCCTCAACGAGTGGTTTGCTGTTGACCTGGTGAAAAACCAGGATGGCGCGGTGGTGGGTGTTATTGCCATCAATATCGAAGATGGTGAAACCGTTTATGTAAAAGCCAAGGCGACGGTCCTGGCTACTGGTGGTGCCGGTCGTATCTACGCATCTACCACTAATGCGCATATCAATACCGGTGATGGTATTGGCATGGTGCTGCGCGCTGGCTTCCCGGTACAGGATATCGAGATGTGGCAATTCCACCCCACCGGTATTGCCGGTGCCGGTGTACTGGTTACCGAAGGTTGTCGCGGTGAAGGCGGCTACCTGATCAATGCTGAAGGTGAGCGTTTTATGGAGCGCTATGCGCCCAATGCTAAAGACCTTGCCGGCCGCGACGTTGTGGCCCGCTCCATGATCCAGGAAATTATTGCCGGGCGCGGTGTTGGTCCCAACAAAGACCACGTACTGCTCAAACTGGATCACCTGGGTGAAGAAGTGCTGGAGAGCAAGCTGCCCGGCATTTGCGAACTGTCGCGTACCTTTGCCCACGTTGATCCTGTGTATGCACCTATCCCCGTGGTGCCCACCTGTCACTATATGATGGGCGGTGTTCCCACCAATATTCACGGCCAGGCGTTGACGCAAGACGCCAATGGCAATGATGTGGTAATCGATGGCCTGTTTGCCTGTGGTGAAGTGGCTTGTGTATCTGTACACGGTGCCAACCGCCTGGGCGGAAACTCGCTGCTCGATCTGGTGGTGTTCGGTCGCGCAGCTGGTTTGTACATTGAGAAAGCCCTGCGTGAAGGTATCGAAAATCGCGAGGCCACCCAGGTTGATATCGAAAAAGCCATGGCGCGCTTGAATAAGATCAACACCTCTGACGGTGGTGAGGATGCGTCGGTACTGCGTAAAGAGCTGCAAACCATTATGCAGAACTACTTCGGTGTATTCCGTAAGGGTGAGTTCATGCAGAAGGGTATTGAGCAATTGGCCGAGCTGCGCAAGCGCATAGAGAATGTCAGCATTACCGATAAGAGTAATGCGTTCAACACGGCGCGTATCGAGGCGCTGGAACTGCAAAACCTGCTTGAGGTGGCTGAAGCAACCGCCATCGCTGCAGAAGTGCGTAAAGAGTCACGCGGCGCCCATGCACGTGAAGACTACGAAGATCGTGACGATGTGAATTGGCTCTGCCACTCCATTTATTTCCCCGGTGAAAAGCGCGTTGGCAAGCGTGAGGTGAACTTCAAGCCACACACTATGGATGCTTTCCAGCCCAAGAAACGTACCTATTAATCGGGAGCCGAATCATGTTGAAAGTACAAGTTTATCGCTACAACCCTGAAACTGATAACGCACCCTATATGAAAACCTATGAGGTAGATACCCAGGGTAAAGACTTGATGGTGCTTGATGTATTGGAGTTGCTCAAGGCGCAGGACCAATCGCTGGCCTATCGCCGCTCGTGCCGCGAGGGCGTATGTGGCTCAGATGGTATGAATATCAATGGCAAGAATGGCCTTGCCTGTATCAAACCCTTGTCTGAGTGTGTAAAAAGCAACACCTTGATCTTGCGTCCTCTGCCTGGGTTACCGGTGATTCGCGACCTGGTTGTTGATATGACCCAGTTCTACGAACAATACAAAAAGATTGAGCCTTACCTGCAAAACGATACCCCGGCGCCTGCTATTGAGCGCCTCCAGTCCCCGGAGGATCGCGAAAAGCTCGATGGTTTGTACGAGTGTATACTGTGCGCCTGCTGTTCAACCAGTTGTCCTTCCTTCTGGTGGAACCCCGATAAATTTATCGGACCCGCTGGTTTATTGCAGGCTTATCGTTTCCTGGCCGATAGCCGTGACCAGGCTACGCAGAAGCGTTTGGCTAATTTGGATGATCCTTTCAGTGTATTCCGCTGTCATGGAATCCAGAATTGTGTGGCGGTTTGTCCCAAAGGGCTCAACCCGACAAGGGCCATCGGCCATATCCGCAACATGTTGTTACAGAGCGCTACCTAAGGTGGCGCTTTTCTGTATTTGAAACTACAAAAAAGATGCCTCGGGTGTGCTCTGGCACCCAGGAGGCACAAGCCTGTTGGTCGCATCGGTCGCGGCAATTTAAAGCAGCGCTTTTAATCACAAGTTGAAAGCGTTTGGTAGCTAACCGCTAGTAGATAGCAGGGGATGACTGAATCCCCAATGATTAAGGTGGGTGGAATGCAAGACAGCATAATGGAGCGTTTTTGGAGCACGTCTCATATTTCTGGTGGGAACGCTGCATACGTCGAAGAGCTCTACGACACGTATTTACACAATCCTAATGCCGTTCCTGAAGAGTGGCGTAATTATTTCGATCAGTTACCCCGTGTTAATGGTGTACTGACCCAGGATACTCCCCATTCTGTGATTCGCGCCCAGTTCGAGCAGTTGGGTAAATCGCGTGTACGCACTGTGACTGTTGCCGGTGGAAGTGTTTCTGCCGAGCATGAACAAAAGCAGATCAAAGTTCTGCAGTTGATCAGCTCCTATCGTTTCCGCGGTCATCAAAAAGCGCAGCTGGATCCACTGGGTCTGATGCAGCGCGACCCGGTACCCGACCTTGATTTAAGTTTCCATGGCCTGACTAATGCAGATCTCGATACTGTATTCAGTACCGGGAGCCTGTTTATTGGCAAAGAAGAAGCCACCCTGCGTGAAATTGTTGAAGCGCTTGAGAAAACCTATTGCGGCCACATAGGCGCGGAGATCATGCATATCACGCCACTGGCTGAAAAGCAGTGGTTGCAACAGCGTTTTGAAAGTGTTCGCTCCAATCCGGAGTTTACCAAAGAGCAGCGCCTGGCGTTGCTTGAGCGCCTGACAGCAGCGGAAGGCCTTGAGCGTCATCTGGACAGTAAATACCCCGGCACCAAGCGTTTTGGCCTGGAAGGTGGCGAGAGCTTTATTCCCCTGGTTGACGCCCTGGTAAAACGTGCGGGTACCTATGGTGCCAAAGAGATTGTGTTGGGCATGGCCCACCGCGGCCGTTTGAATGCTCTGGTGAACGTGTTTGGTAAAAGCCCTGCGGAGTTGTTTGCAGAGTTTGACGGTAAGCGCTCTCTCAATACGTCCGGTGATGTTAAGTATCACTCAGGGTTCTCATCCAACGTGATGACGCCCGGTGGTGAGCTGCACATGGCCATGGCTTTTAACCCGTCTCACCTGGAGATCGTATCGCCTGTTGTCGAAGGTTCTGTGCGCGCTCGCCAGGATCGTCGCAACGATAATAGTGGCGCTAAAGTGGTGCCTATTGTGGTTCATGGCGATGCGGCTTTTGCCGGCCAGGGTGTTGTGATGGAAACTTTCCAAATGTCACAAACCCGTGCTTATGGCACAGGCGGTACCCTGCATATCGTTATCAACAACCAGGTTGGTTTCACCACCAACAAGCGTGAAGACTCCCGCTCTACCGAATACTGTACCGACGTGGCCAAGATGATCGAAACACCGATTTTCCACGTCAATGGCGATGATCCGGAAGCCGTGTTGTTTATTGCGCAATTGGCAATGGATTATCGCTATGAATTCAAAAAAGACGTGGTAATCGATCTGGTTTGCTATCGCCGTCGCGGTCATAACGAAACCGATGAGCCTTCAGCGACCCAGCCGTTGATGTATCAGATTATCCGCAGTCTCAAAACTACCCGTACTCTCTACGCGGAAAAGTTGGTGGCAGAAAACCTGTTGTCGCAGGCGGCGGCGGATGAGTTGACAACCAATTACCGGGCGGCCCTGGATCGCGGTGAAAATGTTGCCAGTGGTTTGGTGAGTGAACCGGATCGCACACTGTTTGTCGATTGGTCTCCCTACATTGGCCACGATTGGCAAACACCGGCGAATACCGGCTATGAGCTGCAGTCCCTCCAGGCCGCGGCCAACAAAATGTGTGAAATCCCGGATGGGGTTGTACTGCAAAAGCAAGTAGAAAAAATCTACGAAGACCGCCGCAAAATGGCTGCCGGTGCTCTGCCACTCAACTGGGGTATGGCCGAAACATTAGCCTATGCTACTTTGATAGAGCAGGGTTATCCCGTGCGTATGACGGGGCAGGACGTGGGCCGTGGAACCTTCTCCCATCGCCATGCCGTGATACATAGCCAGAAAGACGGCAATGCCTATGTGCCTTTGCAAAACATGAAGGCAGACCAGCCGGTCTTCGATCTCTATGATTCCTATCTGTCAGAAGAAGCTGTATTGGCGTTTGAATATGGTTACTCAACCACATCCCCCAAGGGATTGGTGATTTGGGAAGCCCAGTTTGGTGACTTTGCCAACGGTGCCCAGGTCGTTATCGACCAATTTATTACCAGTGGTGAGCACAAGTGGGGCCGCCTTAGTGGCCTGACCATGTTATTACCGCATGGTTATGAAGGGCAGGGGCCTGAGCACTCATCGGCGCGCCTGGAGCGTTTCATGCAGTTGTGTGCAGAGCACAATATCCAGGTCTGTGTTCCCTCAACGCCAGCCCAGGTGTTCCATATGCTGCGTCGCCAGGCCGTTCGCCCAATGCGCCGCCCGCTGGTAGTGATGAGTCCGAAATCCCTGCTGCGTCATAAATTGGCAACATCAACCCTGGAAGAATTGGCCAATGGCAGCTTCCAGAACGTGATCACCGATGCCAGTGTTGATCCCTCCAAGGTTAAGCGCGTTATCCTGTGTAGTGGTAAGGTGTATTACACCCTGCTGGAAGAGCGTACAGCGCGTAACCTGGATAATGTTGCCCTGATTCGCCTTGAGCAGTTGTATCCTTTCCCCGAGAAAGAATTGACTGCCGCCCTGACTCCTTTCAAAGGCATTAACGATATTTTCTGGTGCCAGGAAGAGCCAATGAACCAGGGTGCCTGGTATAGCAGCCAGCACCATATGCGTCACGTCGTCCAGCAGCTTTATGGTCGTGAGTTGTATCTGGATTATGTAGGTCGCGATGCTTCAGCAGCACCGGCGTGTGGTTACATGTCTGTGCATATTGAAGAAGAGAAACGTTTTGTTGATAAGGCACTCAGTGTTTGAGTGCCACACCCTATTAAACCGAGCAAATAAATCACAGCGCCACAGAGAGATGGAATAGCATGAGTATCGAAATCAAAGCCCCTACGTTCCCTGAATCCGTTGCTGACGGCACAGTTGCAACCTGGCACAAAAAACCGGGTGAAGCTGTCAAGCGCGATGAATTGATTGTGGATATTGAAACCGACAAGGTGGTTTTGGAAGTAGTGGCTCCGGCCGATGGTAGTATTGCTGAAATTGTTAAAGGCGAAGGCGAAACCGTACTGAGCAACGAAGTGATTGCCAGGTTTGCGGAAGGTGCCGTAGCTGCTGCTCCCGCCGCTGCGGCGACCCCTGCAGCAGAAGCCAAGCCAGCTGCAGCACCGGCTGAAAAATTGGTTAACCCCGCCGCGCGCAAACTGGCCGAAGAAAACAATGTAAACACTGCTGCTGTGTCCGGTACCGGCAAAGACGGTCGTGTGTTGAAAGAAGATGTAGCCAACCACCTCAAGTCAGCTCCGGCGGCAACACCCGCAGTAGCAGCGCCGGCACCGGCACCGATTGAAGCTGCTGGTGAGCGTGTTGAAAAACGCGTACCTATGACTCGTTTGCGTAAACGCATTGCCGAGCGGTTGCTCGAAGCCAGCAGTACTACCGCTATGCTCACTACCTTCAACGAAGTGAACATGAAGCCGGTTATGGATCTGCGTGCCAAATACAAAGACCAGTTTGAAAAAGTACACAACGGTACTCGCCTGGGCTTTATGAGTTTCTTCGTGAAAGCGGCCGCTGAGGCCCTGCGTCGTTTCCCGGTTGTCAATGCCTCTATCGATAACAACGATATTGTTTATCACGGTTATCAGGATATTGGTGTTGCCGTATCAACCGATAAAGGCCTGGTGGTACCTGTACTGCGCAATACAGAGAACATGAGCCTGGCGGGTATTGAAAATGCGATTCGCGATTTCGGCCTGCGCGCCCGCGATGGCAAGTTGGGTATCGAGGAAATGTCTGGTGGCACCTTCACTATTACCAACGGCGGTGTATTTGGATCACTCTTGTCTACGCCGATCCTGAACCTGCCCCAGTCTGCCATCCTGGGTATGCACAAAATCCAGGAGCGCCCCATGGCAGTTAATGGCAAGGTAGAGATCCTGCCCATGATGTACCTGGCGCTGTCCTATGATCACCGCCTGCTGGATGGTAAAGACGCTGTGCAGTTCCTGGTGACTATCAAGGACTTGCTGGAAGATCCGGCGCGTCTGCTGCTCGAAATCTAAAACGGCTTTTGAAACGCTCTTGGCAACCTGAGAGCGTTTTTTCATGTAAATGGTGGCTGCTCACAAGGTAGTCATCGCAAATCAATAAATTGGGAACATGGTTATGTCTGAAAAATTTGATGTGGTCGTTATAGGTTCTGGCCCCGCGGGTTATGTGGCGGCAATTCGCGCTGCACAGTTGGGCCTGAAAACAGCCTGTATCGAAAAGTGGCGCAATGAGGAAGGTAAGGGTGTTAACGGCGGAACCTGCCTTAATGTTGGCTGTATCCCTTCCAAGGCCCTGCTCGATAGCTCCTATAAATACCACGAAGCCAAAGACGATTTTGCCGTTCACGGTATTACCGCATCAGGTGTAGAAATTAATGTTCCCGCGATGGTTGCGCGTAAAAACCAAATCATCAAAAACCTCACCGGTGGTATTGCCGGCCTGTTCAAAGCGAATGGCGTGACCAGTGTATTCGGTACCGGTAAGTTACTGGCCGGTAAAAAAGTGGAAGTGACTGACCACGAAGGTAAGGTCAGTGTGCTGGAGGCCAACCATGTCATCCTCGCCTCTGGCTCCAGCCCGATCAATATTCCGGTAGCACCTGTCGATAATGATGTCATCGTCAACTCTACCGGTGCCCTGGAGTTCCAGTCTGTACCTGCCCGTCTGGGCGTGATTGGTGGCGGTGTTATCGGCCTGGAGTTGGGCTCTGTATGGAATCGCCTGGGCTCCAAGGTAGTGGTGCTGGAAGCACTGGATACTTTCCTGGGAATCATGGACCAGCAAATTGCTAAAGAGGCCAATAAAATCCTCACCAAGCAAGGCCTGGATATTCGCACCAGTTCGCGTGTGACTGGCTCTGAGGTGAAGGGCAAAGAAGTCACGGTGACCTACACCGATAAAGACGGCAATGAGCAGAAAGAAACTTTCGATAAGTTAATCGTGTGTGTGGGCCGTCGCCCCTACACCGAGAACCTGCTGGCAGCTGATTCCGGTGTCAACCTGGATGAGCGCGGTTTTATTTTCGTTAACGAATATTGCGAGACCAATGCACCAGGCGTCTGGGCGATTGGTGACGTAGTGCGTGGCCCCATGTTGGCTCACAAAGGCTCTGAAGAAGGGGTGATGGTAGCGGAGCGCATCGCTGGCCAGAAGTCGCAAATGAACTACGACATTATCCCCAGTGTTATCTATACCCATCCGGAAGTCGCCGCTGTGGGTAAAACGGAAGAGCAGCTCAAGGCATCCGGAGAACCCTACAACGTGGGAACATTCCCCTTTGCCGCGTCTGGTCGCGCTATGGCGGCGAATGAAAGCCAGGGTTTGGTCAAGATTATTGCCCATGCTGAGACAGATCGTATCCTCGGGTGCCACATTGTTGGCCCAAGCGCAGCGGATCTGGTTCAGCAGGTAGCGATTGCAATGGAATTCGGTTCGAGTGCAGAAGATCTGGGCATGATGGTGTTTGGTCACCCAACCCTCTCTGAAGCAATCCACGAAGCAGCCTTGGCAGTGCATGGCCATGCCATCCACATTGCCAACAAGAAGAAGCGTTAAGAAGAGAACCTTAGAGTTTTCCCCTGGCGGCAGCTGGCTCACGAGGTCAGCTTGCCATCGATAACCCGGTTGGCGTGATCAAAGAGACATGTTCAACCATCGTCAAATGGAACTACACCATGAATTTGCACGAGTATCAGGGTAAGCAACTGTTTGCCCAATATGGCTTGCCTGTTTCCAAGGGCATTGCCGCTGCAACTGTTGAAGAAGCCGTTGCAGCTGCGGATCAGATTGGCGGCGATATGTTCGTCGTTAAAGCACAGGTTCACGCGGGTGGCCGTGGTAAAGCGGGTGGCGTAAAGCTGGTTAAGAGCAAAGATGAAATCAAAGCCTTCGCCGAAAAATGGCTGGGCCAGCGTTTGGTGACTTACCAGACAGACGAAAAAGGCCAGCCTGTTAGCCGCATTCTGGTGGAAACCTGTACTGATATCGCCAAAGAGCTGTATTTGGGTGCAGTTGTGGATCGCTCTTCACGTCGTATCGTGTTTATGGCATCTACCGAAGGTGGTGTGGAAATCGAAAAAGTTGCCCACGAAACCCCGGAAAAAATCCTTAAAGCCACTATCGATCCATTGGTCGGTGCACAGCCATACCAGGGCCGTGAGCTGGCATTCAAACTGGGTCTGGAAGGCAAGCAGATCAACCAGTTTGTGAACATTTTCGTCAACCTGGCCAAGCTGTTCAAAGAGAAAGACCTGGCGCTGGTGGAAGTAAACCCGCTGGTTATTACCCCCGAAGGCAACCTGCACTGCCTGGATGCCAAACTGGTTGTGGACAGCAACTCTATCTATCGTCACCCCGAACTCAAGGCCATGCAGGATCCTTCCCAGGAAGACCCGCGCGAAGCACACGCGGCCTCCTGGGAGCTGAACTATGTCGCCCTGGATGGCAATATCGGCTGTATGGTGAACGGTGCCGGTCTGGCAATGGGTACCATGGACATCGTTAAACTGCACGGCGGCCAGCCAGCCAACTTCCTCGACGTAGGTGGTGGTGCGACCAAAGAGCGTGTGGTTGAAGCGTTCAAAATCATCCTGTCTGACGATGCGGTAAAAGCCGTATTCATCAATATCTTTGGCGGTATTGTGCGCTGCGACATGATCGCTGAAGGCGTGATTGGTGCCGTGAAAGAAGTTGGTGTGAAAGTACCTGTGGTTGTTCGTTTGCAAGGCAACAATGCCGAGCTGGGCGCCAAAGTGCTGTCAGAAAGCGGCCTGAACATCATTGCTGACACCGACCTGACTGGCGCTGCCCAGAAAGTGGTTGCTGCAGCGGCTAACGCATAAGGGGTGAATGATGAGCGTTTTAATTAACAAAGACACCAAAGTGATCTGCCAGGGCTTCACCGGCTCTCAAGGCACGTTCCACTCTGAACAAGCTATCGCTTACGGCACCAAAATGGTTGGCGGTGTAACCCCCGGTAAAGGTGGTCAAACTCACCTGGGCCTGCCGGTGTTCAACACCGTGAAAGAAGCGGTAGATGCGACGGGTGCAGAGGCTTCGGTCATTTATGTTCCCGCGCCTTTCTGTAAAGACTCTATCCTGGAAGCCGCCAACGCCGGTATCAAACTGATTGTTTGCATTACCGAAGGTATCCCTACCATGGATATGCTCGATGCCAAAGTGAAGTGTGATGAGTTAGGCGTGCGCCTGATTGGCCCCAACTGCCCAGGTGTTATCACCCCGGGCGAGTGCAAGATCGGCATCATGCCCGGCCACATCCACAAGCCAGGTAAGGTAGGTATCGTATCCCGCTCCGGTACCCTGACTTATGAAGCAGTGAAGCAAACGACCGATTACGGTTTCGGCCAATCCACCTGCGTGGGTATTGGTGGCGACCCAATCCCCGGTTCCAACTTCATCGATATCCTCAAGCTGTTCCAGGCTGATCCACAAACCGAAGCCATTGTTATGATCGGTGAAATTGGTGGTTCTGCCGAAGAAGAGGCGGCGGCTTTCATCAAAGCTAACGTGACCAAGCCTGTTGTATCTTACATCGCGGGTGTAACGGCGCCTGCCGGTAAGCGTATGGGCCACGCCGGTGCGATTATTTCCGGTGGTAAGGGGACTGCTGCCGAGAAGTTTGCAGCACTGGAAGACGCCGGTGTAAAAACGGTGAAGAGCTTGGCCGACATTGGTAAAGCCCTGAAAGAAATCACTGGCTGGTAATTCCAGACGTCAGGTTTCTGTTAAAAAAGGCGATCTCCGGATCGCCTTTTTTATTGGCATGCCGATCACACCGAAATGCCGGTTGGTTTTTGAGCGTTTCCATCTGTTTGATCAATAATATTTTCAGGTTGTCATCATCTATTCACAGGGATTTATTCCAGGTTTGTTAGGATGTATGGCTAATAAACGCAGTAAATTACTGCGCTATTGGTTAAAATTCACCCCAATCTGTGCGCAAATACTTTATTTTTCATCAAAAATGTGGACAATTGCGCGCCATTTTTTCAGTTTTTCGCCCTGCACTGGGTTGCATGACAACACCAGAGTCAGATTCTTTTCACTTCGCATTAAGCGAACTCCATGAAGGGTTGGGTTATTGGTGAACAGCTCTGAAAAATTATCCCCCTGGTCATCGCGCAATGCTGCTGAACTCTATGGAATTGATGAGTGGAGCAGTGGTTATTTTGGTATTTCCGCCGAGGGCGAGGTTATTGTGCGTGCGCCTACGGCAGAAGGCGAAACCCAGGTTTCGCTGATGGAAATTGTCGATGGCTTGCAGCAGCGCGGCTTGCAAATGCCGGTGCTGTTGCGCCTGGAAAACCTTGTTGATAAACGTATCAGTACCTTAAATGACTCTTTTGCACTGGCCATTGAAGCCAGTGGTTACCAGGGCCAGTATCGCGGTGCATTTCCGATCAAGGTGAATCAGCAGAGCCATGTGATTGCCGAAATAGCGCGCTTTGGCGAACGCTACAACCATGGCCTTGAGGCCGGTAGCAAGGCAGAGTTAATGATTGCTCTCGCCACCTTGAAAAATCGCGAGAGCTTGATTATCTGTAATGGATATAAAGATCCGGAGTTTATTACCCTCGGTTTGCAGGCGCGCAAATTGGGGTTCAAATGCTTTTTTGTAGTAGAAACCCTGGCTGAATTGCCGCACATTATTGAGCGCAGCCAGGCGTTGGGTATTGAACCATTGATTGGTGTGCGTTTAAAACTCTCTACCAAAGTGGAGGGGCACTGGAGCGAAGACAGTGGCGATCGCAGCCTTTTCGGTCTCAACACCAATGAATTGATTACCGTTGTCGATGAATTGCGCAAGGCCAATTTATTGCACTGTTTCCAGTTGCTGCATTTTCATCTTGGTTCGCAAATTCCCAATATCCGCAGTATTCGTGCCGGCGTCCTTGAAGCCTGCCGCTATTATATCGAGTTGGTGGCAGAGGGCGCCCCGCTGGGTTATATCGACCTCGGTGGTGGCTTGGCGATCGATTATGACGGCACCAGTAGCACCAGTGGTCACAGCCGCAACTATTCTGTACAGGAATATTGTATCGACGTTGTTGAGGCTATTCAGGAATGTCTCGACGAGCATCAGATTGTCCATCCAACGATTGTGACCGAGTCGGGCAGGGCAACGGTTGCGCACACGGCAGTGCTGTTGTTCAACATCCTTGATGTAACGCATTTTGAGCCGACAGAGCCTTTGGGGGAGCTACCTCAGGATTGCCATGAAATGATCCAGAATCTCTGGCATTCCTTGTCGGTGATTAAGCCAGCTAACTTGCAAGAGTCCTATAACGACCTTTTATACTACCGCGATAAGATTCGCGATCTTTTCCACTCGGGCGATATTAGCCTGCGCCATCGCGCGCTGGGTGAAAATATCTATTGGGCCGGAATGCAGAAAGTGGCATCACTGGTGCCGCAATTGAAACGTGTTCCTGCCGAGCTGGAAAGTTTGCAAGAGCAGATTGCGGATATTTATTACGGTAATTTCAGTGTGTTCCAATCCCTGCCGGACTCCTGGGCAATCCAGCAGGTATTTCCGGTAATGCCGATTCACCGCTTAAACGAAGAGCCGAATCGCCAGGCGATAATTGCTGACCTTACCTGTGATTGCGATGGCAAATTGCAAAAATTTGCTGGCCCGGTAGGTGAATCAAAAACCTTGTCGTTGCATCCCATTCGTGCAGGTGAAGAATATTACCTCGGTGTGTTTTTGGTGGGAGCCTACCAGGAAACATTGGGAGATCTGCATAATTTATTTGGCGATACCAATGTTGCCAGTGTGCGTATTAACACCGATGGCAGCATTGATTTTGTCCACGAGATTCACGGCGATAGTATTGCAGACGTATTGAGTTATGTAGAGTACGAGCCCAACGCGCTCTATCAGCAATTTCGTCAAACGGCTGAACAGGCCGTGCGCGATGGCATTATCAGTGTAGCGGATCGCCAGCAAATGCTGGCGGCCTATTCCGAAGGGCTGCGCGGTTATACCTATTTCGAAAAATAGCGGTTTGCTTTAACTGTCAGGAGCGAATGACTATGGCAAAAGTGTTAATCATTGGTGCCGGTGGCGTCAGTAATGTCGTGGTACACAAATGTGCCCAACTACCGGAAGTGTTCTCGGAAATCGTATTGGC from Cellvibrio japonicus Ueda107 includes:
- the speA gene encoding biosynthetic arginine decarboxylase, which encodes MVNSSEKLSPWSSRNAAELYGIDEWSSGYFGISAEGEVIVRAPTAEGETQVSLMEIVDGLQQRGLQMPVLLRLENLVDKRISTLNDSFALAIEASGYQGQYRGAFPIKVNQQSHVIAEIARFGERYNHGLEAGSKAELMIALATLKNRESLIICNGYKDPEFITLGLQARKLGFKCFFVVETLAELPHIIERSQALGIEPLIGVRLKLSTKVEGHWSEDSGDRSLFGLNTNELITVVDELRKANLLHCFQLLHFHLGSQIPNIRSIRAGVLEACRYYIELVAEGAPLGYIDLGGGLAIDYDGTSSTSGHSRNYSVQEYCIDVVEAIQECLDEHQIVHPTIVTESGRATVAHTAVLLFNILDVTHFEPTEPLGELPQDCHEMIQNLWHSLSVIKPANLQESYNDLLYYRDKIRDLFHSGDISLRHRALGENIYWAGMQKVASLVPQLKRVPAELESLQEQIADIYYGNFSVFQSLPDSWAIQQVFPVMPIHRLNEEPNRQAIIADLTCDCDGKLQKFAGPVGESKTLSLHPIRAGEEYYLGVFLVGAYQETLGDLHNLFGDTNVASVRINTDGSIDFVHEIHGDSIADVLSYVEYEPNALYQQFRQTAEQAVRDGIISVADRQQMLAAYSEGLRGYTYFEK